One genomic segment of Novosphingobium sp. RL4 includes these proteins:
- a CDS encoding rhamnogalacturonan acetylesterase, with product MPLSPALALVLTASVAASPTIDIDLGGRSPEQMPVYRAGGSGVERRDESGEFLYSVALPEGLYRVTLTLGDRRSAGRTTVKTESRRLVLRDVATRRGQTVTRSFLVDVRNARLPAQPAGAPRFGQTVLLDERDLASFSWDDKLTFEFLGQPRVSAIHIEPAKAPRLFLAGDSTVADQYTEPFTSWGQMLPAMLDDRVAVANHAKSGATLKSFIAQLRFSKLLTQMQEGDWLFIQFGHNDQKAEWPMTYLDPELTYPSYLRSYIAEVRRRGVHPVLVTSPERRNFDDAGRIKDTLGAYAAAVRKVAAEENVPLIDLNRDSIAIMQALGPDISPRAFADNGKDRTHNNNYGAWLFAAAIARQVREKIPELAPNVVPGNFDPAHPPLPEALPIAPSISLEESKPEGS from the coding sequence ATGCCCTTGAGTCCGGCTCTCGCCCTAGTCCTGACCGCGAGCGTGGCGGCCAGTCCCACGATAGACATCGACCTCGGCGGCAGGTCGCCCGAGCAGATGCCGGTATACCGCGCCGGCGGATCCGGGGTGGAGCGGCGCGATGAATCGGGTGAATTTCTCTACTCGGTGGCGCTGCCCGAGGGCTTGTACCGGGTCACCCTGACCCTGGGCGACAGGCGCAGCGCCGGACGCACCACCGTGAAGACCGAAAGCCGCCGCCTGGTCCTGCGCGACGTCGCAACCCGGCGCGGGCAGACGGTAACGCGTAGCTTTCTTGTCGATGTGCGCAACGCACGTCTCCCGGCCCAGCCTGCCGGCGCCCCCCGGTTCGGCCAGACCGTGCTGCTGGACGAGCGCGACCTCGCCAGTTTCAGCTGGGATGACAAGCTGACATTCGAGTTCCTCGGCCAGCCCCGCGTCTCGGCGATCCACATCGAGCCCGCCAAGGCCCCCCGCCTGTTCCTCGCCGGCGATTCGACCGTGGCCGACCAGTACACCGAGCCCTTCACGAGTTGGGGCCAGATGCTGCCCGCGATGCTGGACGATCGCGTTGCCGTTGCCAATCACGCCAAGTCGGGCGCGACTCTGAAGTCGTTCATCGCCCAACTCCGTTTCTCCAAGCTCCTGACCCAGATGCAGGAAGGCGACTGGCTGTTCATCCAGTTCGGCCACAACGACCAGAAGGCCGAGTGGCCGATGACCTATCTCGATCCCGAACTGACTTACCCTTCCTATTTGCGCAGCTATATCGCCGAAGTCCGCCGCAGAGGCGTTCATCCGGTGCTGGTGACTTCGCCCGAGCGGCGCAATTTCGACGATGCCGGCAGGATCAAGGACACGCTCGGCGCCTATGCCGCGGCAGTGCGCAAGGTTGCGGCGGAAGAGAACGTGCCGCTGATCGATCTCAACCGGGACAGCATCGCGATCATGCAGGCGCTCGGCCCGGACATCTCGCCCCGCGCTTTCGCCGATAATGGCAAGGACAGGACGCACAACAACAACTACGGCGCCTGGCTCTTCGCCGCCGCCATCGCCCGGCAGGTGCGCGAGAAGATCCCCGAACTGGCGCCCAATGTCGTGCCGGGGAACTTCGATCCCGCGCATCCGCCTCTGCCCGAAGCCTTGCCGATCGCGCCGAGCATCTCGCTCGAGGAAAGCAAGCCGGAAGGGAGTTGA